A single genomic interval of Tursiops truncatus isolate mTurTru1 chromosome 16, mTurTru1.mat.Y, whole genome shotgun sequence harbors:
- the NT5C2 gene encoding cytosolic purine 5'-nucleotidase isoform X5, giving the protein MSYRSMFQDVRDAVDWVHYKGSLKEKTVENLEKYVVKDGKLPLLLSRMKEVGKVFLATNSDYKYTDKIMTYLFDFPHGPKPGSSHRPWQSYFDLILVDARKPLFFGEGTVLRQVDTKTGKLKIGTYTGPLQHGIVYSGGSSDTICDLLGAKGKDILYIGDHIFGDILKSKKRQGWRTFLVIPELAQELHVWTDKSSLFEELQSLDIFLAELYKHLDSSSNERPDISSIQRRIKKVTHDMDMCYGMMGSLFRSGSRQTLFASQVMRYADLYAASFINLLYYPFSYLFRAAHVLMPHESTVEHTHVDINEMESPLATRNRTSVDFKDTDYKRHQLTRSISEIKPPNLFPLAPQEITHCHDEDDDEEEEEEEEE; this is encoded by the exons ATGTCTTACCGGAGTATGTTCCAGGATGTAAGAGATGCGGTTGACTGGGTTCATTACAAG ggTTCCCTTAAGGAAAAGACAGTTGAAAATCTTGAGAAGTATGTAGTCAAAGAT GGAAAACTGCCTTTGCTTCTAAGCCGGATGAAGGAAGTAGGGAAAGTATTTCTTGCCACCAACAGTGACTATAAATACACAGAT aaaattatgACTTACCTGTTTGATTTCCCACATGGCCCCAAG CCTGGGAGCTCCCACCGACCATGGCAGTCCTACTTTGACCTCATCTTGGTGGACGCACGGAAACCACTCTTTTTTGGAGAAGGCACAGTACTGCGTCAGGTGGATACT AAAACTGGCAAGCTGAAGATTGGTACCTACACGGGCCCCTTGCAGCATGGCATTGTCTACTCTGGGG GTTCATCTGATACAATCTGTGATCTGTTGGGAGCCAAGGGCAAAGACATTTTATATATTGGAGATCACATTTTTGgggacattttaaaatcaaagaaacGGCAAGGGTGGCGAACTTTTTTGGTGATTCCTGAACTTGCACAGGAGCTGCATGTCTGGACTGATAAGAGTT CACTTTTCGAAGAGCTTCAGAGCCTGGATATTTTCTTGGCTGAACTCTACAA GCACCTTGACAGCAGCAGCAATGAGCGCCCAGACATTAGCTCCATCCAGAGACGTATTAAG AAAGTAACTCATGACATGGACATGTGCTACGGGATGATGGGAAGCCTGTTTCGCAGTGGCTCCCGGCAGACCCTCTTTGCCAGTCAGGTGATGCGCTATGCTGATCTCTATGCAGCATCTTTCATTAATCTGCTGTATTACCCGTTCAGCTACCTCTTCAGAGCTGCCCACGTCTTG ATGCCTCATGAGTCAACAGTGGAACACACACATGTAGATATCAATGAGATGGAGTCCCCTCTTGCAACCCGGAACCGTACATCAGTGGATTTCAAAGATACCGACTACAAACGTCACCAGTTGACACGGTCGATTAGTGAGATTAAGCCCCCCAACCTCTTCCCACTGGCCCCCCAGGAAATTACACACTGccatgatgaagatgatgatgaagaggaagaggaggaagaggaagaatga